TTTAGGGATAGACTTTTTTCTAATTCCAATTAAAGTACTCGATGGAGGATTCATCGGGTTAGCGCTTATCGCGAACTATATATATGAAGCAAGAGTTGGAATCGTCTTTACTTTATTGAGTCTACCCGTATTTATATATACCTGGTACAACGCTCGCGGCATGTTCATTCATAGTCTCATCGGAATGATCCTGCTCTCTTACTTCATTGATTTATTCGAGGTTTATTCTCCATTCAGTTCCTTCGTTCATTCCCAACCCTTCGCCTCCTCGGTTATAGGAGGAACATGCATTGGTATCGGATTTGGCGTTCTTCTTCGAAATGATGCAAGTACAGGGGGCATGGACTTACTTGCCAAACTAATGGCTAGGCGCTTACGGCTCAATGTAGGAATTTTAATATTAATTATGGATGCCTTCGTCGTTATTTTAGGTGGAATGCTTTTTTCTATTGATACTTTCTTCTTATCCATCGCTACGATTACTGCTGAAGGTTTGGCTACCAGCTTGTATACGAGTAAGTTCTTTTCAGATTAACTTTTAATGGGAACATGTGGCTAGCGAACTCATTAACTCTTATATGATCGAAAATGTAATGTTTTATTTGTTATATCCTGTAAAGTAGCGCCGCCCCTCCTAATAATGACTCAATAACGCAATGAAGTTCGTTAGAAAAAATAAGAGTTCATTCTATTGGCAATAAGCACAATAGAGTTTAGCTAGGGTACTTTCTGATCGTATAAGAAAAACGTCTATCCTTATTCATCCATACTACCTCAAAATTCGACTCCGCTATGTATATCGATGCATTCCTCCGCACATCTCCCCCTGCAAACTTACATGCTATGGCTTGTTAACGTAATAACGAAATTGTGTGCCATTCTTGCCTCAGACACTACTCCCTACTCCCTACTCCCTACTCCCTACTCCCTACTCCCTACTCCCTACTCCCCTCCCCGTTCAGGTACCTAGTGGGAGAGATTTTTGAATTATCGTTATCGTTGCATTTTGCGACGATGGGCATGGCTTTGCTAGGTTTCGGATCGTTATCGTCGCATTTTGCGACGATGGGCTTGGCTTTGCTAGGTTTCGACTCGTTATCGTCGCATTTTGCGACGATAGGCTTGGCTTGGCTTGGTTAGGTTTCAGCTCGTCATCGTCGCATTTTGCGACGATAGGCTTGGCTTAGTTAGGTTTCTGCTCGTTATCGTCGCAAAATGCGACGATGGGATGGGCTTCGTTAGGTTTCAGCTCGTCATCGTCGCAATTTGCGACGATGAGCCGGGTTTGGTTAGGTTTCGGATCATTATCGTCACAATTTGCGACGATGGGCTTGGCTTTGCTAGGTTTCGGATCGTCATCGTCGCATTTTGCGACGATAGGCTTGGGTTGGAGGGTTGGATTTTATACTTTCTGATAGTCGCACAAAAAAAGGGTTGAATCAGCATAATGCTGACTCAACCCTTTTGGGTTTATAACAACTAATTACTTCTGGATAGAAGCAACTGCACCAGCGCCTACAGTACGTCCGCCTTCGCGAATAGCGAAGCGAGTACCGTCTTCAACAGCGATTGGAGCGATTAGGGAAACAGTAACCTCGATGTTATCACCAGGCATAACCATTTCAGTACCTTCTGGCAGGTTGATGATGCCAGTTACGTCTGTTGTCCGGAAGTAGAACTGTGGACGGTAGCCTGTGAAGAAAGGCTTATGACGGCCACCTTCAGCAGAAGTCAGAACGTAGATTTGTGCAGTGAATTCAGTGTGAGGCTTAACTGAACCTGGTTTCGCGATTACTTGACCGCGCTCGATGTCTTTACGGTCTACACCGCGAAGCAATGCTCCAACGTTGTCACCAGCTTGAGCTTGATCTAGCAATTTACGGAACATTTCTACACCAGTACAAACGGATTTGCGAGTTTCTTCTTGCAAGCCGATGATTTCAACTTCGTCACCAACTTTGATAATTCCACGCTCAACACGGCCTGTAGCAACAGTACCACGACCAGTGATTGTGAAAACATCCTCAACTGGCATCAAGAAAGGCTTGTCAGTTGCACGTTCTGGTTGTGGGATGTAAGAATCAACAGCTTCGAAAAGCTCGATTACTTTGTCAGCCCATGCGCCATCAGGATTTTGCAATGCTTCACGAGCAGCACCACGGATAATTGGAGTGTCATCGCCTGGGAAATCATACTCGTTCAGAAGGTCGCGAACTTCCATCTCAACAAGCTCAAGCAATTCATCATCTTCAACCATGTCGCATTTGTTCAAGAATACAACGATGTAAGGAACGCCTACTTGCTTAGAAAGCAAGATGTGCTCACGCGTTTGTGGCATAGGGCCATCAGCTGCGGATACAACTAGGATTGCTCCGTCCATTTGTGCTGCACCTGTGATCATGTTCTTAACATAGTCAGCATGTCCAGGACAGTCAACGTGTGCATAGTGACGGTTAGGTGTTTCGTACTCAACGTGTGCTGTGGAAATTGTAATTCCACGCTCGCGCTCTTCTGGTGCTTTGTCGATTTGGTCGAACGCTACTGCAGCTCCACCATAACGCTTGGAAAGTACAGTTGTGATTGCAGCTGTCAATGTCGTTTTACCGTGATCGACGTGACCGATAGTACCGATGTTTACGTGTGGTTTGTTACGTTCAAACTTAGCCTTTGCCATGATTGCTGTTCCTCCTTAATAATTCAAAAAGTTATATTTGTTGGCGGGAGGGTGAGCCTAATGCTTATCCCATTCCCGACCACTTCCTCAATTTGCTTATGCGCCTTTGTGCTTAGCAATAATCTCTTCAGAGATTGATTTCGGCACTTCTTCGTAGTGGGACAATTCCATTGAGAACACCCCACGACCTTGTGTACCGGAACGAAGCGTTGTGGAATATCCGAACATTTCCGCGAGTGGAACTTTCGCACGAACGATTTGCGCGCCGAAACGCGAATCCGTTCCTTCGATACGACCACGACGAGAGCTCATCATTCCCATTACATCGCCCATGTACTCTTCAGGCACGGTTACTTCTACTTTCATGATAGGCTCTAGCAAGCAAGGGCTACATTTGTCCTTAGCTGCTTTAAGCGCTAACGATCCAGCAATTTTGAACGCCATCTCCGAGGAGTCAACGTCATGGTACGATCCGTCAACAACAACAGCTTTAATATCAACTAGCGGGAAGCCAGCGATTACACCGTTTTTCATCGACTCTTCGATACCAGCTTGGATTGGAGCGATAAATTCTTTTGGAATCGATCCACCAACCGTTTTGTTTTCGAAAATGAAACCTTCGCCTGGCTCAAGTGGTGTAAACTCAACCCAACAATGTCCGAATTGACCTTTACCACCGGATTGACGTACGAATTTACCTTCGACCTTCGCAGGGACACGGAATGTTTCACGGTAAGCAACTTGTGGTTTACCAACATTCGTCTCAACTTTGAATTCACGAAGCATACGGTCAACGAGAATTTCCAAGTGAAGCTCACCCATACCTGCAATGATTGTCTGGCCAGTTTCTTCGTCCGTGTGAGCACGGAACGTAGGATCTTCCTCAGACAGCTTCTGCAAAGCAATACCCATCTTATCTTGGTCTGCTTTTGTTTTCGGCTCAACCGCAAGCTGGATAACCGGCTCAGGGAAGTTCATTGATTCAAGAATTACAGGGTTTTTCTCATCACACAGTGTATCACCTGTTGTTGTATCTTTAAGACCAACAGCAGCTGCGATATCACCAGCATGTACTTCACTGATTTCCTGACGGCTGTTCGCATGCATTTGCAAAATACGGCCAACACGTTCGCGTTTACCTTTAGTCGCATTAACAACATATGAGCCTGCGCTCAATATACCGGAATAAACGCGGAAGAAAGTCAAACGACCAACATAAGGGTCAGTCATGATTTTGAAAGCAAGTGCAGCGAATGGAGCAGTGTCAGAAGATTCCCGAGTTGTTTCCGTACCATCGTCTAGATGACCTGTAATAGCAGGTACATCAAGAGGAGATGGAAGGAAGTTAACTACTGCATCCAACATCGGCTGAACGCCTTTGTTACGGTAAGAGGAACCACATACGACTGGGAAGATTTTCACTTCACAGACGCCTTTACGAAGAGCAGCTTTGATTTCCGGGATAGTGAGTTCTTCACCCTCTAGGAATTTCATTGTCAGTTCTTCATCAAGCTCTGCAACTTTCTCTACCAGGATAGCGCGCAGTTCTTCAACTTGAGCTTCATATTCTGCAGGAATTTCAATTTTCTCTGGATCTTTACCGAGATCATCTTTGTATTTATAAGCAACCCGTTCAATCAGGTCGATCATTCCTACAAAAACATCCTCAGCGCCCATAGGCAATTGAATAGCTACAGCATTAGCGTTCAAGCGCAACTTCATGTCTCTTACAACATTAAGGAAATCTGCACCTATAATATCCATTTTGTTAACATAAGCAATACGAGGAACGCCGTAACGGTCAGCTTGACGCCATACTGTTTCGGATTGTGGTTCCACGCCTTCTTTGGCACTAAATACGCCTACGGCCCCATCCAATACGCGCAAGGAGCGCTCAACCTCTACCGTAAAGTCAACGTGACCCGGAGTGTCGATAATATTAATACGGTGACCATCCCATTGAGCGGTTGTAGCAGCAGAAGTAATTGTAATTCCGCGCTCTTGCTCTTGCTCCATCCAGTCCATTGTAGCGGCGCCTTCATGCACTTCGCCGATCTTATGAACACGTCCGGTGTAGAACAAAATCCGTTCAGTTGTTGTGGTTTTACCCGCATCAATATGCGCCATAATACCGATATTACGCGTATTTTGCAAGGAGAACTCTCTAGCCATGATACAGTCTCCCTTCATTTATCTTACTTATGCGATTCTACCAACGGTAGTGGGCAAACGCTTTGTTCGCTTCCGCCATTTTGTGTGTATCTTCGCGCTTCTTAACTGCTGCTCCAGTGTTATTGGAAGCATCCAGAATTTCAGCTGCTAAACGCTCTTCCATCGTCTTCTCTCCGCGGTTGCGGGAGTAGTTAACGAGCCAGCGCAGTCCTAGGGACGTGCGGCGTTCAGGCTTAACTTCAATCGGAACTTGATAGTTTGCTCCACCTACACGGCGAGCTTTAACCTCAAGTACTGGCATAATGTTCTTGATTGCTGCTTCAAAGACCTCCATAGCATCTTTACCCGAGCGCTCCTTAATAAGGTTGAACGCATCGTATAGAAGTTGCTGAGCAACGCCTTTTTTACCATCAATCATAATACGGTTAACTAAACGAGTAACTAGTTTGCTGTTATACAGCGGATCCGGAAGTACATCCCGTTTCGTAACTGGTCCTTTACGTGGCATCGAAGTTCCTCCTTTCTCATTCATGTTGTGCAGTGTTAAGCAATTAAATTGCCTAAACGCTTATTAGGATTTCTTAACTTTCGGTCTTTTCGTTCCGTATTTAGAACGAGCTTGTTTCCGGTTGTTAACGCCTGCGGTATCAAGTGCTCCGCGAACGATATGATAACGAACCCCCGGTAAATCCTTAACCCGGCCTCCACGAACAAGCACAACGCTATGCTCCTGCAGGTTATGTCCGATCCCACCAATGTAGGCAGTGACCTCTACGCGGTTAGTCAAACGAACCCTCGCGTATTTACGTAGTGCAGAGTTCGGTTTTTTCGGAGTCATGGTTCCTACACGAGTACATACTCCACGTTTCTGAGGAGCACTCACTTCTGTTTCAACGCGTTTAAGAGCATTGAACCCTCTTTGAAGTGCAGGTGATTTCGATTTAACGACCTTCGATTGACGGCCTTTACGAACTAGCTGGTTAATAGTTGGCATGATGCCAC
This portion of the Cohnella abietis genome encodes:
- a CDS encoding YitT family protein yields the protein MPSLYQSITIIIGSLLIALGIDFFLIPIKVLDGGFIGLALIANYIYEARVGIVFTLLSLPVFIYTWYNARGMFIHSLIGMILLSYFIDLFEVYSPFSSFVHSQPFASSVIGGTCIGIGFGVLLRNDASTGGMDLLAKLMARRLRLNVGILILIMDAFVVILGGMLFSIDTFFLSIATITAEGLATSLYTSKFFSD
- the tuf gene encoding elongation factor Tu; translation: MAKAKFERNKPHVNIGTIGHVDHGKTTLTAAITTVLSKRYGGAAVAFDQIDKAPEERERGITISTAHVEYETPNRHYAHVDCPGHADYVKNMITGAAQMDGAILVVSAADGPMPQTREHILLSKQVGVPYIVVFLNKCDMVEDDELLELVEMEVRDLLNEYDFPGDDTPIIRGAAREALQNPDGAWADKVIELFEAVDSYIPQPERATDKPFLMPVEDVFTITGRGTVATGRVERGIIKVGDEVEIIGLQEETRKSVCTGVEMFRKLLDQAQAGDNVGALLRGVDRKDIERGQVIAKPGSVKPHTEFTAQIYVLTSAEGGRHKPFFTGYRPQFYFRTTDVTGIINLPEGTEMVMPGDNIEVTVSLIAPIAVEDGTRFAIREGGRTVGAGAVASIQK
- the fusA gene encoding elongation factor G, which produces MAREFSLQNTRNIGIMAHIDAGKTTTTERILFYTGRVHKIGEVHEGAATMDWMEQEQERGITITSAATTAQWDGHRINIIDTPGHVDFTVEVERSLRVLDGAVGVFSAKEGVEPQSETVWRQADRYGVPRIAYVNKMDIIGADFLNVVRDMKLRLNANAVAIQLPMGAEDVFVGMIDLIERVAYKYKDDLGKDPEKIEIPAEYEAQVEELRAILVEKVAELDEELTMKFLEGEELTIPEIKAALRKGVCEVKIFPVVCGSSYRNKGVQPMLDAVVNFLPSPLDVPAITGHLDDGTETTRESSDTAPFAALAFKIMTDPYVGRLTFFRVYSGILSAGSYVVNATKGKRERVGRILQMHANSRQEISEVHAGDIAAAVGLKDTTTGDTLCDEKNPVILESMNFPEPVIQLAVEPKTKADQDKMGIALQKLSEEDPTFRAHTDEETGQTIIAGMGELHLEILVDRMLREFKVETNVGKPQVAYRETFRVPAKVEGKFVRQSGGKGQFGHCWVEFTPLEPGEGFIFENKTVGGSIPKEFIAPIQAGIEESMKNGVIAGFPLVDIKAVVVDGSYHDVDSSEMAFKIAGSLALKAAKDKCSPCLLEPIMKVEVTVPEEYMGDVMGMMSSRRGRIEGTDSRFGAQIVRAKVPLAEMFGYSTTLRSGTQGRGVFSMELSHYEEVPKSISEEIIAKHKGA
- the rpsG gene encoding 30S ribosomal protein S7, with translation MPRKGPVTKRDVLPDPLYNSKLVTRLVNRIMIDGKKGVAQQLLYDAFNLIKERSGKDAMEVFEAAIKNIMPVLEVKARRVGGANYQVPIEVKPERRTSLGLRWLVNYSRNRGEKTMEERLAAEILDASNNTGAAVKKREDTHKMAEANKAFAHYRW
- the rpsL gene encoding 30S ribosomal protein S12, which produces MPTINQLVRKGRQSKVVKSKSPALQRGFNALKRVETEVSAPQKRGVCTRVGTMTPKKPNSALRKYARVRLTNRVEVTAYIGGIGHNLQEHSVVLVRGGRVKDLPGVRYHIVRGALDTAGVNNRKQARSKYGTKRPKVKKS